Genomic DNA from Mycobacteroides chelonae CCUG 47445:
CGATTTTCTCGGACAGCTACGATGCGTTCGGTGCCGGAATCGTTGTTCTGTCGTGTGGTGGTCGCCAGACTCTTGACGTGGTTAAGGGAATGGACGGTGGCCGCCACGATCCAGGGTAAACCAAATATCGAGCTCACGGCGGTGATGACGCCGACGACCGCCAGGTCCAGGTGATAGCCGCCGCCTTTTCGCAGAGCATGCGACGGGCTGTTGACTAGGCGCGTCGTAATATTTTGGTCGAGAAACAGCAAAACGGTGACCAGGACTGCTGGCCCGAGGCAGACGACTATCAGCCAGACGGGCAGCGAGAACATGTCAACGAGCCAGGACCGGCCGCTGGTGGTGCCGAAATGGTCGGGGATGGCCACGTCCGCCACCGCGACTTCTGGCAACATCAAGGCGAATAGTGTCATCAGGGCGATGGCGATGGTGGGCCCGAAATCGGCCACGAATTCACGGAACCTGCGCTGCAGGTACCTGGTCTGCAGGAACGTTTTGAAGGTGCGGGCCAACAGGAATGTTCCCAGTGCCAGCACCACGGTCATCAGGGCGGTCGCGTCGTTGCGGGGGGACGTAGTGAAGGGCGATACCACCGAGCGCGCTGCTTCGACGATAAAGATGACAGCGACCAGGACTGCGAAGATCTCATCGACGAAGCGGGTGAAGAACTTCATGAGCGCGCTGGCATCGGTCACCGCGAGGATGAGAATGAGAATGCCCGACCAGAGGCCCACCCAGGCGTAGACCGGTAAAAAGGGCACATCGAAACGCTGGCATATCGTGTACAACAGGCCGGTGAAGATGACGATGGGACCGGTGCCGCCCAACAGAGTCAGAGGCTGGGCAGAAGAAAGCGCGAACAGGATTCCGCCGACCGCTGTTACCACGATCATTTCCACGATGCCGATCTCACCGCCGGTCACGACACTGGTAAGGCCACCGAAGGCAATAGCATTGGCAAGGCACGCGAAGAACAGAAAACCCACAGACGCTACGACTTTCGAATGCAGCCCGTCGGTGAAGTCGCTGACATAGGAAGGCAGCCTTCGCCGTGCATCCGCCCGAAGACCACCGCCCAACCGGCCCGTGTAGGTCAGGAGGCCGACGTCGTGTACATGTGGGGCCTGCGACGCGCCGCTCCGTTTGTTTGACACGTACTTCACCTTATTCGACACAGTGAGGTGCTCTCAGCGACTTTCAGGCAAGTCGTCGAGGCTCAGACGGATCAGGACGCATGCTCCAGACGATCACCGATCCGCGACAGGATCTGCAGTGCCACAGGGATGCAACCATCGAGATGATCCCAGGGCCAACCGCGTTGTGTTCGATCGAACATCGCATCTGCTGCCTGGCATCACGTTCGTCTCGACTAAGGGGTACGTCCAGCGGCCAAGCCTGGCGCTACGTTGCAGGCGAGTAGCCGCTTGCCTAATCGTGTGGCGTCGATGGATCCTCGTTGGCTGTGGCTGCCCATAACTCTTGCTCATCGGGCTCAAAGTCATTATCTCCGAGGGGATCTGGTGGATCTAGGACGGTCAGCTCACCGGTATCGGGGTGCCTCTCGCACGAATGCGCGTCGACATCGCGCACTGCGAACAGCCCGGACAGAGTTGCGGAGACGCCACCACGCCGACCCTTCGGTGTCGGAAGTGCATCGGCTACTGAGATATGCAGCAACCGGGGCGTGGTGGCCACATCGAAATGAAATGCCTTGATCATGGCAAAACATGCCGCGACCATGATCAAAGAGAACGGTACCGCGGTGGCGATCGATGCCGTCTGTAGCGCCTGCAGGGAACCGCGCCCGCCAACAAGCAGTAGGACCGCGGCCGCGGTCCCTTCCAACACCGCCCAGTAGACGCGACTGAGCTTGGGCGTCTCCATTTCGCCTCCGGAGGACAGTATGTCGATCACCAAAGAGCCGGAGTCCGAGGAAGTGACGAAGAAAAAGACGATGACGGCGATGGCGAGCACGCTCGTGATCACGCCGAGTGGTAACCCTTCGAGCATCTGAAACAACGAGGTGTTGGGGTCAACGGCCTCGCCAGTCTCCGGGACTGCTCTGCGCTGAAATAAGGCGGCGCCGCCAAAAACGGTGAACCATAGTGAACTGATCACCGTGGGCGCCAGCAGTACTCCGCCTACGAACTCGCGGATGGTTCGTCCGCGCGAGATACGGGCGATGAACATTCCGACAAACGGTGCCCAGCTCATCCACCAACCCCAATAGAACACTGTCCAGTCGATGACCCAGCCATCGTGAGAGAACGGCGCTGTGCGCAGCATTAATGCCGGTAGGGATTGGATGTAACCACCGAGGTTCTGCACCCAAGATTGCAGGAGAAACAGTGTGGGACCCAGCAACAGCACGAAGGCGGTCAAGGCCGCGGCCAACATCATGTTGATGTTGGACAGCCATTTAAGACCTTTACTGACCCCGCTGACAACCGAGAGCGTGGCCGCTGAGGTGATCACGGCTATCAAGGCGACCTTCCACCCGTTGGTGACCTGAATCCACCCCAGGTATTGCAAACCGGCCGCGATCTGTGTGATGCCGAAACCTAGTGAGGTCGCGACACCGAACAATGTGCCGACGATCGCCACGACATCGACTACATCGCCGATGAATCCCTCCACGCGCTGACGTCCTAGTAGCGGCTCTAACAACCACCGCACCGACAAGGGGCGTCCCTTGCGATAGGTCATATAGGCCATGCCGAGGCCGACGACCACGTAGATGCTCCAGGCATGCAGTCCCCAATGGAACAATGTCAATGACATGGCCTGGTTTGCTGCCGCGGTGGTCTGTGCTGGGATACCACGCGACGCGGGGGGATGCATG
This window encodes:
- a CDS encoding sodium bicarbonate transporter family protein produces the protein MSNKRSGASQAPHVHDVGLLTYTGRLGGGLRADARRRLPSYVSDFTDGLHSKVVASVGFLFFACLANAIAFGGLTSVVTGGEIGIVEMIVVTAVGGILFALSSAQPLTLLGGTGPIVIFTGLLYTICQRFDVPFLPVYAWVGLWSGILILILAVTDASALMKFFTRFVDEIFAVLVAVIFIVEAARSVVSPFTTSPRNDATALMTVVLALGTFLLARTFKTFLQTRYLQRRFREFVADFGPTIAIALMTLFALMLPEVAVADVAIPDHFGTTSGRSWLVDMFSLPVWLIVVCLGPAVLVTVLLFLDQNITTRLVNSPSHALRKGGGYHLDLAVVGVITAVSSIFGLPWIVAATVHSLNHVKSLATTTRQNNDSGTERIVAVRENRVSPLAIHILIAASVFMLPLIKQIPMEVLFGLFLFMGFATLNGTEFYARLKLWLTDPNLYPDTHYVRHVPWKVIRLFTLVQLLCLVVLWILKSSPAGILFPLFIAMLVPFRLLLNRWFQPEHLAWLDTDEETDDDSMGDFRP
- a CDS encoding BCCT family transporter, with translation MRRAWRSIRPQVFVPASLVIIAMIALAVVLAKGKQDAFAQLNKTIGEGVGWWYILIATGFVAFALYCGLSRVGTIRLGRDDEQPEFSFPAWLAMLFSAGMGIGLVFYGVAEPLSHYMHPPASRGIPAQTTAAANQAMSLTLFHWGLHAWSIYVVVGLGMAYMTYRKGRPLSVRWLLEPLLGRQRVEGFIGDVVDVVAIVGTLFGVATSLGFGITQIAAGLQYLGWIQVTNGWKVALIAVITSAATLSVVSGVSKGLKWLSNINMMLAAALTAFVLLLGPTLFLLQSWVQNLGGYIQSLPALMLRTAPFSHDGWVIDWTVFYWGWWMSWAPFVGMFIARISRGRTIREFVGGVLLAPTVISSLWFTVFGGAALFQRRAVPETGEAVDPNTSLFQMLEGLPLGVITSVLAIAVIVFFFVTSSDSGSLVIDILSSGGEMETPKLSRVYWAVLEGTAAAVLLLVGGRGSLQALQTASIATAVPFSLIMVAACFAMIKAFHFDVATTPRLLHISVADALPTPKGRRGGVSATLSGLFAVRDVDAHSCERHPDTGELTVLDPPDPLGDNDFEPDEQELWAATANEDPSTPHD